A genomic region of Fodinisporobacter ferrooxydans contains the following coding sequences:
- a CDS encoding IS3 family transposase (programmed frameshift) — MSMRKHYSASFKAEVVLELLKEEKTIAQISSEYGVHVTMLHRWKNTAVENMSSLFEDEGKKNATLKKEHEKETSELYAKIGRLTTEVEWLKKKNLASNRTRDDRVAMVDHDSEKLSISRQAELLSLNRSSLYYNPVSVSDEEIRLRRRIDEIYTDRPVSGSRYITAILRREGWAINRKRVVRCMREMGIAGVSPSPNLSKRNLAHKIYPYLLRGVKASHPNHVWSIDITYIRLKRGWMYLVAVIDLYSRYIVSWELDQTLEIDFVLKATQTALGHAKPEIWNSDQGSHFTSPQYTDILKQASVRISMDGKNRAVDNIFIERFWRTLKYQEVYTKEYATPREARESIRKFVYKYNHERPHQSLNYHTPAGIYLDGMKPEDPIPTSSRQNTYSGKEIA; from the exons ATGAGTATGAGAAAACATTATTCGGCATCATTCAAAGCAGAAGTCGTCTTGGAACTACTCAAAGAAGAAAAAACTATCGCTCAGATTTCATCTGAATACGGTGTGCACGTCACGATGCTCCACCGTTGGAAGAACACTGCCGTAGAGAATATGTCAAGCCTGTTTGAGGACGAAGGCAAGAAGAACGCCACCCTCAAGAAGGAGCATGAAAAAGAAACGTCTGAACTCTATGCGAAAATCGGTCGCTTAACCACGGAGGTTGAGTGGCTTAA AAAAAAAAATCTGGCATCAAACCGAACTAGAGATGATAGAGTTGCTATGGTCGATCACGATAGTGAGAAACTTTCTATTTCTAGGCAGGCAGAGTTACTCAGCCTGAATCGTTCGAGCCTTTACTACAACCCTGTGAGCGTCTCTGACGAGGAGATCCGTCTCCGGCGACGCATCGACGAGATATACACAGATCGGCCAGTCTCAGGAAGTCGTTACATTACGGCGATCCTGCGGCGAGAGGGCTGGGCCATCAACCGCAAGCGTGTCGTACGCTGCATGAGGGAAATGGGGATTGCCGGTGTGAGCCCTAGTCCGAATCTGAGTAAACGGAACCTGGCCCACAAGATTTATCCCTATCTGCTTAGAGGCGTTAAGGCCAGTCACCCCAATCATGTCTGGTCAATCGACATCACCTATATCCGCCTCAAGCGTGGATGGATGTATCTTGTCGCCGTGATTGACTTGTATTCCCGCTATATTGTGAGTTGGGAGTTGGATCAGACACTGGAGATCGACTTCGTGCTGAAGGCCACTCAGACGGCTTTGGGGCATGCGAAGCCAGAGATTTGGAACAGCGACCAAGGCAGTCATTTCACCAGTCCACAGTACACGGATATACTCAAGCAAGCTAGCGTCCGAATTAGCATGGACGGAAAGAATCGAGCTGTGGATAATATCTTTATTGAAAGATTTTGGCGAACGCTCAAGTACCAGGAAGTATACACAAAAGAATACGCCACACCACGGGAGGCGCGGGAATCAATCAGAAAATTCGTATACAAGTACAATCACGAACGGCCACACCAATCGCTCAACTATCACACGCCTGCTGGGATTTACCTGGATGGCATGAAACCTGAGGATCCGATTCCTACTTCTTCTCGGCAAAATACATATTCAGGAAAGGAGATTGCTTAG
- a CDS encoding helix-turn-helix transcriptional regulator: MIHQELRYVRERRESLGLTQEQIATKLRLSSAGYHNIESGKRGLSLKRAIQISAALESSLEHLFPDLLQQDKLSPNEKEAIQNEK; this comes from the coding sequence TTGATCCATCAAGAATTGCGTTACGTTCGTGAAAGACGCGAGAGTTTAGGACTTACCCAGGAACAAATTGCCACAAAATTAAGGCTTTCTTCAGCTGGCTATCACAATATCGAAAGCGGCAAACGCGGTCTTTCACTCAAACGCGCCATACAAATTTCAGCTGCACTTGAATCATCACTTGAACATCTGTTCCCAGATTTACTTCAGCAGGACAAGCTATCTCCTAACGAAAAGGAGGCGATTCAAAATGAAAAGTGA
- a CDS encoding helix-turn-helix domain-containing protein, translating to MSLGERLKIVRIKKNWNQTEAADRINIKNETLSQYERDRRKPDPQMLAHIAKTYDVSIDYLMEMTEDPTPVRQLQRQQDLLEDSSELTLEESLMLEEMRKNTKFAVAFNEFLSAPQEKKKEFLRMWKVYKNLVDEPEDESDEE from the coding sequence ATGTCACTCGGAGAACGGCTAAAGATCGTTCGAATCAAGAAAAACTGGAATCAAACAGAGGCAGCAGACAGGATCAACATCAAAAACGAGACGTTATCTCAGTATGAACGAGACAGACGAAAGCCTGATCCGCAAATGCTGGCTCATATCGCGAAAACATACGATGTATCGATCGATTATCTGATGGAAATGACGGAGGATCCAACCCCGGTTCGTCAGTTACAAAGGCAGCAGGATCTCCTCGAGGATAGTTCGGAGCTTACATTAGAGGAGTCTTTGATGCTAGAGGAAATGAGAAAGAACACCAAATTTGCGGTTGCGTTTAATGAGTTCTTGTCTGCACCACAGGAGAAGAAAAAGGAATTTTTGCGCATGTGGAAAGTGTACAAGAACTTAGTCGATGAACCAGAGGATGAAAGTGACGAGGAATAA
- a CDS encoding ImmA/IrrE family metallo-endopeptidase has product MNQWSEFNLRRLARHYQLKVRYRPENSCMMNFSERYLIIIDNRLSVKERRQQLAEEICHCFLPIGNQLLQSQMEIRKHERMAVRMSAYLLMPRAWLKNVMINGDEPDMFEELAERFEVTPEFVKLRFELDQEQWQRVQFDSYPKPQSKAMAVAEERGIYQTRTIEAGEQGVKYELSNLHGESKIYKMIKL; this is encoded by the coding sequence ATGAATCAATGGAGCGAATTCAACTTAAGGCGGCTGGCTCGCCATTATCAATTGAAAGTCAGGTATCGGCCGGAAAACAGCTGCATGATGAATTTTAGTGAGCGATATTTAATCATTATCGACAACCGGCTCTCAGTCAAAGAGAGGCGGCAGCAATTGGCGGAAGAGATTTGTCATTGTTTCCTTCCCATTGGGAACCAACTTCTGCAATCTCAAATGGAGATTCGAAAACATGAGCGTATGGCAGTTCGAATGTCTGCGTATTTGCTGATGCCGCGTGCCTGGTTGAAGAATGTGATGATCAATGGTGATGAACCCGATATGTTTGAAGAATTAGCGGAACGATTTGAAGTGACACCGGAATTTGTGAAATTACGTTTTGAGTTGGACCAGGAGCAATGGCAGAGAGTGCAGTTTGATAGTTATCCAAAACCACAATCAAAAGCAATGGCGGTTGCTGAAGAACGGGGAATCTATCAAACACGGACAATAGAAGCCGGTGAACAAGGCGTCAAGTATGAGCTGAGTAATCTTCATGGAGAGTCAAAAATTTACAAGATGATCAAGCTGTGA
- a CDS encoding helix-turn-helix domain-containing protein codes for MKLGTHIAERLQELMDERKISFEDLVQLAGIDKLWLRECTESGQLTNLNDVVKICKAFDVPLAYFVGEQVVEYGNGETNDALGYDLQGDQAPVALPVYRRFFANEQILTEENQCDEEWIAPGMKGEAQFITIADFTLTLPSEKEIHPGNRLLWACKRWPEHDGQIVATVYEEEAILGVLYQAEDCEQVVLKSIDDGQDLVLWPDEVVIIAICVGMIVEDE; via the coding sequence ATGAAGTTAGGGACGCATATCGCCGAAAGATTGCAAGAGTTGATGGATGAACGGAAAATCTCGTTTGAAGACCTTGTTCAACTTGCTGGCATTGATAAGTTGTGGTTGCGAGAGTGCACTGAGTCTGGACAATTGACCAATCTGAATGATGTTGTAAAGATCTGCAAAGCTTTTGATGTCCCGTTAGCTTACTTTGTTGGAGAGCAGGTCGTTGAATATGGCAATGGTGAGACAAACGATGCTTTGGGTTATGATCTTCAAGGTGACCAAGCTCCGGTGGCTTTGCCCGTCTACAGACGATTTTTTGCAAATGAGCAGATATTAACAGAAGAGAATCAATGCGATGAAGAATGGATCGCACCCGGAATGAAAGGAGAAGCACAATTTATCACAATTGCAGATTTTACGTTAACTCTTCCTTCGGAAAAAGAGATCCATCCCGGAAATCGATTGTTATGGGCATGTAAACGCTGGCCTGAACATGACGGACAGATTGTCGCCACGGTGTATGAAGAAGAGGCTATTCTTGGGGTGTTATATCAAGCAGAGGATTGTGAGCAGGTTGTGTTGAAGAGTATTGATGATGGGCAGGATCTGGTTTTGTGGCCGGATGAGGTTGTGATTATTGCTATTTGTGTGGGGATGATCGTGGAGGATGAGTGA
- a CDS encoding DGQHR domain-containing protein — translation MAKLEGISQIEMIGFKSRNLDTVCFRGHAPLAHLAMISQADIFDQVSNPEGLQRDLSPKHASDAYEYVQKGADPSHPRAFPEVVLNIRNKKVLELEKIEISVEDPTLEIVRLRFDLTKLGSGVAVSRIDGNHRLFYAAGDDRRQPILTHVPFQIHIGLDREKERSLFVDINANQKGLNSSHLAIMQSKLTDEQKEIKDHLERWIANKLASDKDSPWYGLIHLGGSKKGSRTQGLNRIVNLISLQTGVKKLLTKSQYIHDFTDPYAQYRLINMYWHAVKNVFQNEWTKHKDHLILKNIGVLSLSILGGTIIDRCIPRNKVGVQDFEKYLQQAYGRFDWSKEATGDRAITGMSGNQAAMLIAGEMAAELSDEADELTIKQLQNKLLTGSSI, via the coding sequence ATGGCAAAATTGGAAGGTATTTCGCAAATCGAGATGATTGGCTTTAAGTCACGTAATCTGGATACGGTTTGTTTTCGTGGGCATGCGCCGTTGGCCCACCTGGCAATGATATCGCAGGCCGACATCTTCGACCAGGTATCCAACCCTGAAGGGCTGCAGCGGGATCTTTCCCCAAAACACGCAAGCGATGCTTATGAATACGTGCAAAAAGGTGCCGACCCCAGCCACCCGAGAGCATTTCCCGAAGTCGTTTTGAACATTAGAAACAAAAAGGTATTGGAGTTGGAAAAAATCGAAATTTCAGTGGAAGACCCTACACTAGAGATAGTTCGTCTGCGGTTTGATTTAACCAAACTGGGCTCTGGGGTTGCGGTAAGCCGTATAGATGGAAACCACAGATTGTTTTATGCGGCAGGGGATGACCGCAGGCAGCCGATTTTAACCCATGTACCTTTCCAAATTCATATCGGATTGGACCGCGAAAAAGAACGCTCCTTATTCGTCGACATTAATGCTAATCAAAAAGGCCTTAACTCATCCCATCTTGCAATCATGCAGAGCAAATTAACGGACGAACAGAAGGAAATAAAGGACCATTTGGAACGTTGGATTGCCAATAAGCTTGCAAGTGACAAGGATTCCCCGTGGTACGGCCTTATCCATCTGGGCGGATCGAAGAAGGGATCGCGAACTCAGGGGCTTAATCGCATCGTAAACCTTATCAGCCTGCAAACAGGCGTAAAAAAGCTACTGACAAAAAGCCAGTACATCCATGATTTCACGGACCCGTATGCGCAGTATCGGCTAATTAACATGTATTGGCATGCGGTCAAGAATGTGTTCCAGAATGAATGGACCAAACATAAGGACCATCTGATTCTGAAGAATATTGGGGTTTTAAGCCTTTCGATTCTTGGCGGGACGATTATCGACAGGTGCATCCCACGCAATAAAGTGGGTGTCCAGGACTTCGAGAAGTATCTGCAGCAGGCGTATGGTCGGTTTGACTGGAGCAAAGAAGCTACTGGTGACCGCGCCATTACTGGGATGTCAGGCAATCAAGCTGCAATGCTGATCGCTGGCGAAATGGCCGCCGAATTATCCGATGAAGCAGATGAACTTACCATTAAGCAGCTTCAAAACAAGCTTCTCACGGGTTCTTCCATATAA
- a CDS encoding transposase — MDLQLELLPYHYYNTLGFDAELIDYIDHVDDSIVLEKIAPLYKDGGRPPIDPRVCFRMHYLYFTRPEISSFRELERQLKDPKNQAWRNFIGVPSTEKVPVHSSLSHFRTKVSVELFYAILFDLIAQALKLKDFLQPMLTGIDSRPIWANVNGYKKKRCDCPDQSTCTCEKTYSDPDATCGVQRTKANQNKFFIGYRKHSIVCPSPKGPIVLFSIILPNDTADVKVMLPLIEMMKKVEGLKVEYLVTDLGYFDADDQQEALLKHDVAVVTEIKKNTVIPEHCSSEGKPECQEGHALVFDGVRYRYLHRLVPWRR; from the coding sequence ATGGATTTGCAGCTTGAACTGCTACCCTACCACTACTATAACACACTCGGCTTTGATGCGGAACTGATCGATTACATCGATCATGTAGATGATTCGATTGTGCTAGAGAAGATCGCTCCGCTGTATAAGGATGGCGGACGACCTCCAATTGATCCTAGAGTCTGCTTCCGGATGCACTACTTGTACTTTACACGTCCGGAGATTTCCTCATTCCGCGAACTGGAGCGGCAACTAAAAGACCCAAAAAATCAGGCTTGGCGAAACTTTATCGGTGTACCTAGCACGGAAAAAGTACCGGTTCACAGCAGTCTAAGCCATTTTCGTACCAAAGTCAGTGTAGAATTGTTTTATGCCATCTTGTTTGACCTGATTGCGCAAGCCTTGAAACTCAAAGACTTCCTACAGCCGATGCTGACAGGTATCGATTCAAGACCGATTTGGGCCAACGTCAACGGGTACAAGAAAAAACGCTGTGACTGCCCCGACCAGAGTACATGTACGTGCGAGAAGACATATTCCGATCCGGATGCAACCTGCGGTGTACAACGAACAAAAGCCAACCAGAACAAGTTTTTCATTGGTTATCGCAAGCATTCGATCGTCTGCCCAAGCCCGAAAGGGCCAATTGTATTATTTTCTATCATTCTGCCCAATGATACAGCGGATGTCAAAGTCATGCTTCCACTTATCGAAATGATGAAGAAAGTCGAAGGATTGAAGGTCGAGTATTTGGTGACCGACTTAGGCTATTTTGATGCAGACGATCAGCAAGAAGCGCTGCTGAAGCATGATGTAGCAGTTGTAACAGAAATCAAAAAGAATACTGTCATTCCTGAACACTGCTCCTCTGAAGGTAAGCCGGAATGCCAGGAAGGTCACGCTCTTGTGTTTGATGGAGTTCGATACAGATACCTACACCGCTTGGTTCCGTGGAGACGATAA